A single genomic interval of Siphonobacter curvatus harbors:
- a CDS encoding endo-1,4-beta-xylanase, with protein MTHFKPETRPAMSVNLPSLKEVYKDYFLIGTALNAGQIDEKNPKEIQLVTEQFNAATPENIMKAEVIHPRWDQYDFTYADKLVEFGKKNKLAINAHTLIWHSQLPGFVRKIKSNDSLQLFFKNHIQTVAGRYRGKVQSWDVVNEALNEDGTLRKSIFLNRLGENYITEAFKLAQEASPETDLYYNDYNNEQPAKRAGCIAIIKKIQAAGVKIDGVGIQGHWHAGKIPLQHIEESILQYAALGIKVAITELDIEVLKRDFQGAEVSQQMKNDKGLNPYPNALPDSLQQKLASDYEALFKLFIKHKDKISRVTFWGVHDGQSWLNGWPVRGRTNYPLLFDRQYNPKPAFYKVIQANQ; from the coding sequence ATGACGCATTTCAAGCCGGAAACCAGGCCAGCAATGTCAGTAAACCTGCCCTCTCTTAAAGAGGTGTACAAAGACTATTTCCTGATCGGAACGGCTTTAAACGCGGGTCAGATTGACGAGAAAAACCCCAAAGAGATTCAATTAGTTACGGAACAGTTCAACGCGGCTACGCCCGAAAACATCATGAAGGCGGAAGTGATCCATCCGCGTTGGGATCAGTATGACTTCACCTATGCCGACAAGCTGGTGGAGTTTGGTAAGAAAAATAAACTGGCCATCAATGCCCATACGCTGATCTGGCACAGTCAGTTACCCGGCTTCGTACGGAAAATTAAAAGCAACGATTCCCTTCAGTTGTTTTTCAAGAACCATATTCAAACCGTGGCTGGTCGGTATCGCGGGAAAGTTCAATCCTGGGACGTAGTGAACGAGGCCTTAAACGAGGACGGAACGCTTCGGAAATCCATTTTCCTGAACCGACTGGGCGAAAATTATATCACGGAAGCCTTCAAGCTGGCTCAGGAAGCTTCGCCCGAAACCGACCTGTACTACAACGACTACAACAACGAACAACCGGCCAAGCGGGCGGGCTGTATCGCTATTATCAAAAAAATCCAGGCAGCGGGTGTCAAAATTGACGGTGTAGGCATTCAGGGCCATTGGCACGCGGGAAAAATTCCCTTACAGCACATTGAGGAAAGCATCCTTCAGTATGCAGCTCTGGGTATCAAAGTGGCCATTACCGAGCTGGACATTGAGGTACTGAAACGCGATTTCCAGGGAGCCGAAGTAAGTCAGCAAATGAAAAACGACAAAGGGCTGAATCCCTATCCGAATGCATTGCCGGATTCGCTGCAACAGAAACTCGCCAGTGATTACGAGGCCTTGTTCAAGCTATTCATCAAGCATAAAGACAAGATTTCACGCGTGACGTTCTGGGGCGTTCATGACGGACAAAGCTGGCTGAATGGCTGGCCCGTACGGGGACGGACCAATTACCCTTTGTTGTTTGACCGTCAGTACAACCCCAAGCCAGCTTTTTACAAAGTAATTCAGGCGAATCAATAG
- a CDS encoding sensor histidine kinase translates to MTIFDRHHRSTLKNIGLHLLAWLLLYFLDRNYFAPRLVHDNAEVVSRLSLITWLVDISVYYGLGHFVFPRYLYTRRIPYLIGAILLVFQVTYLINYYSFQWVQPYSDGYGLAKVSYVEKIWHQFLKPHGLLGCFTHLPTALWSYSWSLFIPTVILFFKGIKDITQYRNRALRLERDKYESDRKQLLLEKNNLALELDFLRSQINPHFLFNTLNSLYVRVVDLDDEAAEIVLKLSDLMRYNLYESNVERITVAKELEFIQNYLLLERARHGQRVEISYTETGDFQQHQIAPLLLISLVENAFKHGASKTRDKAFVRVEAHLEGSTFTFRVENSVSSLSNPAPQKPNSGGVGLVNTRKRLDLLYPAQHQLSLHASEQMYTAELILQLEHRMHSPFD, encoded by the coding sequence TTGACTATTTTTGATCGCCACCACCGAAGCACGCTGAAGAACATTGGTCTGCATTTGCTGGCCTGGCTGTTGCTATACTTTTTGGACCGGAATTATTTTGCTCCCCGGCTCGTACACGATAATGCCGAAGTCGTTTCCCGGCTCTCGCTGATTACCTGGCTAGTGGATATCAGTGTGTATTACGGGCTGGGCCATTTTGTCTTTCCCCGCTATCTTTATACCCGTCGCATTCCCTATCTGATTGGGGCGATTTTGCTGGTTTTTCAGGTCACTTATCTGATTAATTATTATAGTTTCCAGTGGGTACAGCCGTATTCAGACGGTTACGGTCTTGCCAAGGTGTCGTACGTAGAAAAAATCTGGCATCAATTTCTCAAGCCTCACGGACTACTGGGCTGTTTTACGCACCTGCCAACAGCCTTATGGAGTTACTCCTGGTCACTATTTATTCCTACCGTCATTCTCTTTTTCAAGGGAATTAAAGACATTACTCAATACCGCAACCGAGCCCTACGACTGGAACGGGATAAATACGAGTCTGACCGAAAACAGCTTCTACTGGAAAAGAACAACCTAGCCTTGGAACTGGATTTCCTCCGCTCTCAGATCAACCCGCATTTTCTTTTCAATACGCTCAACAGTCTCTACGTACGGGTGGTGGATCTTGACGATGAAGCCGCCGAAATCGTACTCAAGCTTTCGGACTTGATGCGGTATAATCTGTACGAGTCGAACGTTGAACGCATTACCGTTGCGAAAGAACTGGAATTCATCCAGAACTACTTGCTGCTGGAACGGGCCCGCCACGGACAGCGGGTTGAGATCAGCTATACTGAAACTGGTGATTTTCAGCAGCATCAAATTGCCCCCTTGCTCCTGATCTCGCTGGTTGAAAACGCGTTCAAACACGGAGCCAGTAAGACCCGCGATAAAGCCTTCGTCCGGGTAGAAGCCCATCTGGAAGGATCAACATTTACGTTTCGGGTGGAAAACAGCGTCAGTTCGCTCTCGAATCCAGCTCCGCAAAAACCCAACTCCGGCGGCGTCGGGCTGGTCAATACCCGCAAACGACTCGATCTGCTGTATCCGGCTCAGCACCAACTTTCCCTACACGCCAGCGAGCAAATGTATACCGCTGAGCTAATCCTTCAGTTAGAACATCGGATGCATTCTCCGTTCGACTAA
- a CDS encoding type 2 periplasmic-binding domain-containing protein, which translates to MFNCLLLHRSYLSDTLLEHYIRRTGCLDLTWTGSYSSEAVQEIRSGKYDLVFVSLPEPHSLLPESLVTTLRHCKSLVLSSLYPEHLYAHYRLERLHFLTEPFPAQQFQQAIEKYIALAESGY; encoded by the coding sequence ATGTTTAACTGCCTCTTACTTCACCGATCGTATCTATCCGATACCCTGCTGGAGCATTACATCCGGCGTACGGGCTGTCTGGACTTAACCTGGACTGGTTCGTATTCCAGCGAAGCGGTTCAGGAGATACGATCGGGGAAGTACGATCTGGTTTTTGTCAGCCTTCCCGAACCCCATTCGCTTCTTCCCGAATCCCTGGTTACTACCTTACGTCACTGTAAGTCACTCGTCCTGTCTTCGCTGTACCCTGAGCACTTGTATGCTCACTATCGGCTCGAACGCCTTCATTTTCTTACGGAACCCTTCCCCGCCCAACAGTTTCAGCAGGCCATTGAAAAATACATTGCACTGGCTGAATCGGGTTATTAA
- a CDS encoding glycoside hydrolase family 43 protein yields the protein MPEDSIEHIDFEELNKKAISQPLVTHLYTADPSAHVFEGKIYIYPSHDVEAGIPFDDLGSHFAMEDYHVFSMETPESAVVDHGLALHVNDVPWAEKQMWAPDAASKDGKYYLYFPAKKADGIFQIGVAVSDSPAGPFTPEAEPIQNSYSIDPAVFVDDDGAAYLYFGGLWGGQLQSYRNNTFDAAHQEPVGDEPALGPRIARLTQDMLSFAEEVREIVLTDENGKVLTAGDNDRRFFEASWVHKYQGKYYLSYSTGDTHYICYAIGESPYGPFTYAGRILEPVVGWTSHHSICEFNGQWYLFYHDSSLSRGVTHLRSIKVTPLLHDEKGHIQTIHPYR from the coding sequence ATGCCAGAAGATTCAATTGAACACATTGATTTTGAGGAATTAAACAAGAAGGCCATTTCCCAGCCTTTAGTGACGCACCTGTATACGGCAGACCCTTCGGCTCACGTGTTTGAAGGAAAAATTTATATCTATCCTTCGCACGACGTAGAGGCGGGTATCCCCTTTGATGATCTGGGAAGCCATTTTGCAATGGAAGATTATCACGTCTTTTCCATGGAAACGCCGGAATCTGCCGTTGTTGATCACGGCCTGGCTCTGCACGTGAACGATGTGCCTTGGGCTGAAAAGCAAATGTGGGCTCCGGATGCCGCGTCTAAAGACGGGAAATATTACCTCTACTTCCCGGCCAAAAAAGCCGACGGGATTTTCCAGATCGGTGTGGCGGTCAGCGATTCTCCCGCGGGTCCTTTCACGCCGGAGGCGGAACCGATTCAGAATAGCTATTCGATTGACCCCGCCGTTTTTGTTGATGATGACGGGGCGGCGTATCTATACTTCGGCGGTTTGTGGGGCGGACAGCTCCAGTCGTATCGGAATAATACCTTCGATGCAGCTCATCAGGAGCCGGTCGGAGATGAACCCGCTCTGGGGCCTCGGATCGCTCGCCTGACGCAGGATATGCTATCCTTTGCCGAAGAGGTCAGAGAGATTGTGCTGACGGATGAGAACGGCAAAGTACTAACCGCCGGAGATAACGACCGCCGCTTTTTTGAGGCGAGCTGGGTACATAAGTACCAAGGCAAATATTACTTATCGTATTCTACCGGCGATACGCATTACATCTGCTACGCCATCGGGGAAAGCCCGTACGGACCTTTTACTTACGCTGGACGGATTCTGGAACCCGTAGTCGGCTGGACCTCCCATCACTCCATTTGTGAATTCAATGGGCAGTGGTATTTGTTTTACCATGATTCCAGTTTATCCAGAGGAGTGACGCATTTACGGAGTATAAAAGTAACTCCGCTTCTGCATGATGAAAAGGGACATATTCAGACTATTCATCCGTATCGATAG
- a CDS encoding MFS transporter produces the protein MEPHVSTKLTVIEKIGYSLGDLAANLIFQTLMAFLTFFYTDVYKISPGSASFIMLTGGVIGAVFNLAMGAIADRTNTRWGKFRPWVLWTSVPFGIIALLAFSTPSFNESGKIAYAFVTYLILVVVYSANNLPYSALSGVMTGDMKDRNSLSSYRFVAVMIAQFTVQVLLLPLVISIGQGDKAAGFEQVMKVFAITGVICFLITFLTTKERVSPPKEQKTPLLQDLSDLVNNRPWLIMLGLTVLIFITLAIKGGMNIFYFKYYLTVGSQVAFLENLGFTAMLDQLESITGEAALAEFRKPGSAPYATASVVSAASTLAMIAGIICSKPLADKVGKRNIYALFVALSGASLILINFLPQTAVSTVFALQTLHGFLYGITIPLLWAMIADVADYSEWKNNRRATAIIFSAMIFGLKVGLSFGGAISAWLLSVFGYDADATVQTESAVEGIRFLVSVVPGLIFIGGATLLLGYGIDKKMEDKLERELQARRSPVLNTPNEA, from the coding sequence ATGGAACCGCACGTATCCACCAAATTAACAGTCATCGAAAAAATAGGGTATAGCCTGGGCGATCTGGCCGCAAACCTGATTTTTCAGACCCTGATGGCTTTTCTTACGTTTTTCTATACGGATGTCTACAAAATATCCCCCGGAAGTGCCAGCTTTATCATGCTGACGGGCGGGGTGATTGGGGCCGTATTCAATCTGGCAATGGGAGCCATTGCCGACCGAACCAATACCCGGTGGGGCAAGTTTCGTCCCTGGGTGCTCTGGACCTCCGTACCCTTCGGCATTATTGCGTTGCTGGCCTTTTCCACGCCTTCGTTCAATGAGAGCGGTAAAATCGCTTACGCTTTCGTTACCTACCTGATTCTGGTGGTGGTGTATTCTGCCAATAATCTGCCGTATTCAGCCCTAAGTGGTGTTATGACCGGGGATATGAAAGATAGAAATAGTCTGTCTTCGTACCGCTTTGTGGCCGTGATGATTGCCCAGTTTACGGTACAGGTATTACTGTTGCCCCTGGTCATTTCGATTGGTCAGGGCGATAAAGCCGCCGGGTTCGAGCAGGTGATGAAAGTATTCGCTATTACCGGCGTGATCTGTTTTCTGATCACCTTTCTGACTACCAAAGAACGCGTATCGCCTCCCAAAGAGCAGAAAACGCCCTTATTGCAGGATCTATCGGATTTAGTCAACAACCGGCCCTGGTTAATTATGCTGGGTCTGACGGTACTGATTTTCATCACGCTGGCAATTAAAGGCGGTATGAACATCTTTTACTTCAAGTATTATCTGACGGTAGGCAGTCAGGTGGCCTTTTTAGAAAACCTGGGCTTCACAGCGATGCTCGATCAACTGGAAAGCATCACCGGAGAAGCGGCCTTGGCGGAATTTCGCAAGCCCGGTAGTGCTCCCTATGCTACTGCCAGCGTTGTAAGTGCGGCGAGTACCCTGGCGATGATTGCGGGGATTATCTGCTCAAAGCCCCTGGCCGATAAAGTGGGTAAACGTAATATCTACGCCCTTTTTGTGGCTCTTTCGGGGGCCAGTTTGATCCTCATCAATTTTCTGCCCCAGACGGCTGTATCGACAGTTTTTGCCTTACAGACGTTGCATGGCTTCCTATACGGCATCACCATTCCCCTGCTCTGGGCAATGATTGCGGATGTGGCGGATTACAGCGAATGGAAAAATAACCGGCGAGCAACGGCGATTATATTCTCCGCTATGATTTTTGGATTAAAAGTGGGCCTGAGCTTTGGCGGAGCCATTTCAGCCTGGTTGCTAAGCGTATTCGGCTACGATGCTGATGCGACGGTACAGACCGAAAGTGCCGTAGAAGGGATTCGGTTCCTGGTGAGCGTGGTGCCGGGCCTGATTTTCATCGGGGGAGCCACGCTACTGCTGGGTTACGGAATTGATAAGAAAATGGAAGACAAACTCGAAAGGGAACTGCAGGCCAGACGCAGTCCCGTATTAAACACCCCTAACGAAGCCTAG
- a CDS encoding lantibiotic dehydratase — MLHPFGFYLLRQPHWSIDELLQLQQNASFIPLAAQLRSWYASPLAQQALCLASPALYERFEQWFAGTELPEGDKFLFALYKYAIRMSTRCTPYGLFAGCSVGQIASTTQWEGVDREQLQTHTRLDVECLFALKDWLTQQPVLRSQLRVYPCTSLYTVGDSYRYVEPLRVQQQRQYFISAVEKNEFLDLIFEKARQGATLPELTHGLSELGIEAAEAEEYLEDLLSNHLLVFEIEPTLTGTDYLDYLSKRLQTLADTQPLVIILSQLQGLLRSNTDLRLTYEATRRWLDQYDQTTSKPDIIQVDAFHSLAVNQLQASVVEKITKQLSRLMVLHRPYKNPELEAFKRRFYNRYEDEEVPLALALDHEIGVGYGQQSPLGMGYAPMVDDLSLPSVAPEDTEARPAWWQDFLLEKFSHCLSTHQQEIKLSNEDLAWIGQHQLPSPRMAHSFYVLGSLLAASEQALDQGDFQFSMAACSGPSAVNLLSRFCEGSTTLTEQVRACVAEEERFHADVIFAEIVYCPDSRAGNILTRPALHTYEIPYMGQSSVEPAYQIPLEDLRVSLQNQQVVLRSKRLNKRVIPRLSNAHNYHNSLPLYRFLCDLQSQDTPFLLHWDWSLLKKQAFLPRVSYENIIISRARWALRSEECTSVDQLPNLLKQKGLPNFFVLASGDNELLINAQDSHSLHLLWLELRKQGTLQLLEFLSTPEQCPVSARGLRFTHELILPFYNTAVSPIPGLSHKPSEVPQRRFSIGSEWLYLKVYIGEKSSDLILIQSLYPVIRQLLGNHIIRQFFFVRYKDPDPHLRLRFLGNPHLEFYHHVIRAIEQVLRPHVQTGLVHRIQTDTYQRELERYGMQHMEHCETIFHYDSLTTLSFLEEAGIAADESLRFVFTTRQIDQLLTEAGLSIAERHELMSHLNGQFFQEFSGNPTLRKQLNDKYRLYRPLIEQQLNAPREAAPSGLKDVLNHLNSSFAGQDQRYYLLASFIHMMINRIFPTKQRAYELIVYASLTKYYDSARAKQRMVPTLD, encoded by the coding sequence ATGCTCCACCCGTTTGGATTTTACCTCCTCCGCCAACCACACTGGTCTATTGACGAACTTCTCCAACTCCAGCAAAATGCCTCTTTCATTCCTCTAGCCGCTCAGCTACGATCCTGGTACGCCAGTCCATTGGCCCAACAGGCCTTATGTCTGGCCTCCCCGGCTTTGTACGAGCGATTTGAGCAGTGGTTTGCGGGTACTGAATTACCCGAAGGCGACAAGTTTTTATTTGCTCTGTATAAATACGCCATCCGGATGAGTACCCGGTGCACGCCGTACGGATTGTTCGCGGGTTGTTCGGTCGGACAAATCGCTTCGACTACGCAATGGGAAGGGGTTGATCGGGAGCAGTTGCAAACGCATACCCGCCTGGATGTAGAGTGTCTGTTTGCTCTGAAAGACTGGCTCACCCAGCAGCCCGTACTCCGTTCGCAACTTCGCGTGTATCCGTGTACGTCATTGTATACTGTAGGCGATTCGTACCGCTACGTTGAGCCGCTGCGGGTACAGCAGCAACGGCAGTATTTTATCAGTGCCGTGGAAAAGAATGAGTTTCTGGACCTGATTTTTGAGAAGGCCCGCCAGGGAGCTACGCTACCCGAATTGACGCATGGCCTAAGTGAATTAGGTATCGAAGCAGCTGAGGCCGAGGAATATCTGGAAGACCTGTTGAGCAACCATTTACTGGTGTTTGAAATTGAACCTACGCTCACGGGTACGGATTACCTGGATTACCTGAGTAAACGGCTTCAAACGCTGGCCGATACGCAACCGCTGGTCATTATTTTGAGCCAGCTTCAGGGCCTATTACGGTCCAACACGGATCTCCGCCTGACGTATGAGGCAACCCGCCGCTGGCTCGATCAGTATGATCAAACCACGTCCAAACCCGACATCATCCAGGTCGATGCTTTTCATTCACTGGCGGTGAATCAGCTACAGGCTTCGGTGGTGGAGAAAATTACGAAACAACTCTCCCGGCTGATGGTCTTGCATCGGCCGTACAAAAACCCGGAACTGGAAGCTTTTAAACGTCGCTTTTACAATCGCTACGAAGATGAAGAAGTCCCGCTGGCACTGGCCCTGGATCACGAAATTGGCGTAGGGTACGGGCAGCAGTCGCCTTTGGGCATGGGGTACGCCCCGATGGTGGATGACTTGTCGCTACCCAGCGTAGCCCCCGAAGATACGGAAGCCCGGCCCGCCTGGTGGCAGGATTTTCTGCTGGAAAAGTTTAGCCACTGCCTCAGTACGCACCAGCAGGAAATTAAGCTCAGTAACGAAGATCTGGCCTGGATTGGTCAGCATCAGCTTCCTTCGCCACGAATGGCCCATAGCTTTTACGTATTGGGCAGTCTGCTTGCCGCGTCAGAACAAGCCCTGGATCAGGGAGATTTTCAGTTCAGCATGGCGGCCTGTAGCGGCCCCTCTGCGGTAAATTTGCTGAGTCGGTTTTGTGAAGGAAGTACAACCCTGACGGAGCAGGTACGGGCCTGTGTGGCCGAAGAAGAGCGTTTTCACGCCGATGTCATTTTCGCCGAAATCGTCTACTGCCCCGATTCCAGAGCCGGTAATATCCTGACCAGACCTGCTTTGCACACGTACGAGATCCCGTACATGGGTCAATCATCGGTGGAGCCGGCCTATCAGATCCCCCTGGAAGATTTACGGGTATCGCTGCAAAATCAGCAAGTAGTGTTACGCTCGAAGCGGCTTAACAAACGCGTCATTCCCCGGCTTTCGAATGCTCATAACTACCACAATAGCCTGCCGCTGTACCGCTTTTTGTGCGATTTGCAATCACAGGATACGCCATTTCTCTTGCACTGGGACTGGAGTCTGCTGAAGAAACAGGCCTTTTTACCACGGGTTAGCTACGAAAACATTATCATTAGCCGGGCCAGGTGGGCTTTACGCAGTGAAGAGTGTACGTCAGTCGACCAACTGCCCAACCTGCTAAAGCAGAAAGGCTTACCGAACTTTTTTGTACTAGCTTCGGGAGATAATGAACTGTTAATCAACGCACAGGATTCTCATTCCTTGCATTTGCTCTGGCTGGAATTACGCAAACAGGGTACGCTTCAGTTATTGGAATTTTTGTCCACGCCTGAGCAGTGCCCGGTTTCAGCCCGGGGCTTGCGGTTTACGCACGAATTGATTCTTCCTTTTTACAATACGGCCGTATCGCCCATTCCGGGCTTGTCCCATAAGCCTTCCGAAGTACCGCAGCGTCGCTTTTCGATTGGCAGCGAATGGCTGTACCTGAAGGTGTACATCGGCGAGAAGTCTTCGGATTTAATCCTGATCCAAAGCTTGTACCCAGTGATTCGCCAACTTTTAGGTAATCACATCATCCGCCAGTTTTTCTTTGTTCGCTACAAAGATCCCGATCCGCACCTGCGGCTCCGGTTTCTGGGAAATCCGCACCTGGAGTTTTATCACCACGTCATTCGGGCTATTGAGCAGGTACTGCGACCCCACGTACAAACGGGCCTGGTACACCGCATTCAGACCGACACGTACCAGCGGGAACTCGAACGCTACGGCATGCAGCACATGGAACATTGCGAAACGATCTTCCATTACGACAGTCTGACGACCCTCTCCTTTCTGGAAGAAGCGGGCATTGCCGCCGATGAAAGCCTGCGGTTTGTGTTTACGACCCGGCAGATCGATCAGTTGCTGACCGAAGCGGGTTTGAGTATTGCCGAACGGCACGAACTCATGAGCCATCTGAATGGCCAGTTTTTTCAGGAATTCAGCGGGAATCCCACTTTACGCAAACAGCTCAACGACAAATACCGCCTGTACCGGCCTTTGATTGAACAGCAGCTGAATGCCCCCCGCGAAGCCGCTCCTTCTGGTCTAAAGGACGTGTTGAATCACCTGAATAGCTCCTTTGCGGGCCAAGACCAACGGTATTACCTCCTAGCGAGTTTTATTCACATGATGATTAACCGTATTTTCCCAACCAAGCAGCGGGCCTATGAACTGATTGTGTACGCCTCGCTGACCAAGTATTACGACTCGGCCCGGGCCAAACAGCGAATGGTACCGACCCTCGACTAG
- a CDS encoding LytR/AlgR family response regulator transcription factor: MTAPLSPVRCFIIDDELPARQLIEKFVSRVPFLELIGTCDNAVDALFQVQQLKPSLIFLDVEMPEMTGFEFLRLLPTPKPEVIMVTAFPHYAVEGFEHQVTDYLLKPVSFERFMRAINKATGNRSFSQEAPTPTPPIVSPSPEPAPEHTDFILIKEDKKLIKVVPEEIVFIEGMKDYLKIHLPGRVLVTHMTMLKIEAMLPAALFLRVNRSYIVRKRAIQEIDGNVITTTDGKKVPIGVTFRESVMETLRKNRS; the protein is encoded by the coding sequence ATGACTGCTCCGCTATCCCCTGTTCGTTGCTTTATTATTGATGATGAATTACCCGCCCGTCAGCTGATCGAAAAGTTCGTTAGCCGGGTGCCCTTTCTCGAACTCATTGGTACCTGTGATAATGCGGTGGATGCCTTGTTTCAGGTACAGCAACTCAAACCCTCGCTTATTTTTCTGGATGTCGAAATGCCGGAAATGACCGGGTTTGAGTTTTTACGTCTGCTGCCCACGCCCAAGCCGGAAGTAATCATGGTAACGGCCTTTCCGCATTACGCCGTGGAAGGCTTTGAGCATCAAGTGACGGACTACTTATTAAAGCCCGTATCCTTCGAACGCTTCATGCGGGCCATCAATAAAGCCACGGGAAATCGGTCGTTTTCGCAGGAAGCCCCTACCCCCACTCCACCGATAGTGTCCCCCAGTCCTGAACCAGCTCCGGAGCATACGGATTTCATCCTGATTAAGGAAGATAAGAAGCTGATCAAGGTAGTACCCGAAGAAATCGTCTTTATTGAAGGCATGAAAGACTACCTGAAAATTCACCTGCCGGGCCGGGTACTCGTCACGCACATGACCATGCTGAAGATCGAAGCCATGCTGCCTGCCGCCCTGTTTCTGCGGGTCAATCGGTCGTACATCGTTCGCAAAAGAGCCATTCAGGAAATTGATGGCAACGTCATTACCACGACGGACGGAAAGAAAGTACCCATTGGCGTCACCTTTCGGGAGTCGGTCATGGAAACCTTACGCAAAAACCGTAGCTAG